A genomic window from Salvelinus sp. IW2-2015 linkage group LG13, ASM291031v2, whole genome shotgun sequence includes:
- the LOC111972224 gene encoding sodium-coupled neutral amino acid transporter 3 encodes MVSISVILPLALMKQLGYLGYTSGFSLSCMVFFLSAVIYKKFQIPCPFEDFSAANHTVSHLDIHLNVTDNHALHDNGLVHEVDDSHCGAKMFTMNSQTAYTIPILAFAFVCHPEVLPIYTELRNPSQRRMQHVSNLSILVMYTMYFLAALFGYLTFYGKTEPELLHTYSRIDPYDTLILCVRLAVLTAVTLTVPIVLFPVRRALNQMFFSSKSFNWLRHVAIAITLLSLINILVIFAPNILGIFGIIGATSAPCLIFIFPAVFYIRIVPKEQEPMFSTPKILAACFAGLGVAFMTMSLSFIIIDWTTGSSNSGGGH; translated from the exons ATGGTCTCCATTAGCGTCATCCTTCCTTTGGCCCTGATGAAGCAGCTGG GCTACCTGGGCTATACCAGTGGTTTCTCCCTTAGCTGCATGGTCTTCTTCCTCAGTGCG GTGATCTATAAGAAGTTCCAGATCCCCTGTCCGTTTGAGGAYTTCTCTGCAGCCAATCACACGGTCTCTCACCTGGACATCCACCTGAACGTCACTGATAACCACGCTCTCCATGATAACGGTCTGGTGCACGAGGTGGATGACTCCCACTGTGGTGCAAAAATGTTCACCATGAACTCTCAG ACAGCATACACCATCCCCATCCTGGCCTTTGCCTTTGTGTGCCATCCTGAGGTTCTGCCTATCTACACTGAGCTCCGCAA CCCATCTCAGAGGAGGATGCAGCATGTCTCCAACCTCTCCATCCTGGTGATGTACACCATGTACTTCCTGGCTGCTCTCTTCGGCTATCTGACCTTCTACG GTAAGACTGAGCCAGAGCTGCTACACACATACAGCAGAATCGACCCTTATGACACGCTCATCCTGTGCGTGCGATTGGCTGTCCTCACCGCTGTCACACTGACTGTCCCCATCGTGCTCTTCCCA GTGCGCAGGGCCTTGAACCAGATGTTTTTCTCCAGTAAATCGTTTAACTGGCTTCGTCATGTGGCCATCGCCATCACCCTGCTCTCCTTAATCAACATACTGGTCATCTTCGCCCCCAACATCCTGGGAATCTTCGGCATCATCG gtGCCACATCTGCCCCCTGTCTCATCTTTATCTTCCCTGCCGTCTTCTACATTCGCATTGTGCCTAAGGAGCAGGAACCCATGTTTTCCACCCCCAAGATACTG GCTGCCTGTTTCGCTGGTCTGGGCGTCGCCTTCATGACCATGAGTTTGAGCTTCATCATCATTGATTGGACAACAGGGAGCAGCAACTCTGGCGGTGGCCACTAG